A window of Gloeocapsopsis sp. IPPAS B-1203 contains these coding sequences:
- a CDS encoding phosphorylase produces MVLEAGKLWTRVIEQTEYALHTGALQSIPTDYEFVEQNGISFLVRTLSNLVRKDEVKKQQEDSTSAGKDFNPFLPYEEDLFVADISDTHLCLLNKYNVVDHHLLMITRDFEDQENWLNWRDFQAMWITLAEIDGLAFYNGGKIAGASQKHKHLQLVPLPLAEKVNLPIERAIATAKFTDSIGTSSIFPFVHAIALLDPSWTLDTAATATLECYQNLLHAVGLNTNQFKSDKQSGAYNLLATRQWMLVVPRLQESFESISVNSLGFAGSLFVRNDEQMQILKHYGPMRILQQVTSG; encoded by the coding sequence GTGGTATTAGAAGCTGGTAAATTGTGGACAAGGGTAATTGAGCAAACTGAGTATGCTTTACATACGGGCGCACTTCAGTCTATTCCCACAGATTATGAGTTTGTAGAACAAAACGGTATCAGTTTCCTTGTCCGCACGTTGTCAAACTTGGTACGAAAGGATGAGGTGAAAAAGCAGCAGGAAGATAGCACTTCTGCTGGCAAGGATTTTAATCCATTCTTACCTTACGAAGAAGATTTATTTGTTGCAGATATTTCTGACACGCATTTGTGTCTGTTGAATAAGTATAACGTTGTCGATCATCACTTGCTGATGATTACTCGTGATTTTGAGGATCAGGAAAACTGGCTTAACTGGCGCGATTTTCAGGCGATGTGGATTACCTTAGCAGAGATTGATGGTTTAGCGTTCTATAACGGTGGAAAGATTGCTGGTGCGAGTCAAAAACATAAACATTTACAACTTGTACCCTTACCGCTTGCTGAGAAAGTAAATTTACCAATTGAAAGGGCGATCGCTACTGCTAAGTTTACAGATTCTATCGGTACATCATCAATATTCCCCTTTGTTCATGCGATCGCTTTGTTAGATCCTAGTTGGACACTCGATACCGCTGCTACAGCAACGCTAGAATGCTATCAAAACCTGCTTCATGCTGTTGGACTCAACACAAATCAATTTAAAAGCGACAAGCAATCAGGTGCTTATAATCTACTTGCAACACGACAATGGATGTTAGTTGTACCGCGTCTTCAAGAAAGTTTTGAGTCAATATCAGTTAATTCATTAGGATTTGCCGGATCGCTGTTTGTCCGCAACGATGAGCAAATGCAGATCCTCAAACATTATGGTCCAATGAGGATTTTGCAGCAAGTGACGAGTGGCTAG